In Phycisphaerae bacterium RAS2, the DNA window GCCCGGGTGCCAAGGGTCGTCGGGAGCGAAGCGCATCACGTCGTGCATCAGCACAGTGACGAGGTGGATGATCGACAGGCCGCTGGACGGGTGACCTGAACCGGCGGCGGTGGTCATGCGAATCACGTCTTTGCCGAGTTCGACGGCCTTCTGGTGAATCTGCTCGGAGTACGGCATTGCTTCTCCCGGAAACGGTGATGTCAAAAGGTGGAACGGCGAACAAACCGGCGCGTAGCCTAACCGGTCGGCGCTGCACGGCCAACACCGCATGAATTAGGCCTTGGAGGGCTTTTGTGGCGGCTTCACCAATGCCGATGTCTTCGGTATGATGACTCAACTGATTACCCCTCCCTCGCCCGCGAAAAGGCATGGAGGCTCTGCGCGTTCGACCGTTCCGGTCAGGGGTGAAGACGTGGATTGCTTTGTCATTACCGGTGGCAACCGCCTTCGGGGGACGACTTCGGTCAATGGGGCAAAAAACGCCGCGCTGCCGATTATGGCGGCGTCGATCCTGACCGAAGGCGAGACCGTCCTGAAGGGCGTTCCGTACCTTGAAGACATCAAGCACCTTGCCGTTCTCCTGGAGCGGCTGGGTGTGAGCGTGTCGCGAGACGAAAAAGGTCATATCCATCTGAAGGTGGAGGATGAGCTGAATTGTCACGCGGAATACGAACTCGTGCGCAAGATGCGCGCCAGCGTCTGCGTGATGGGGCCGCTGCTGGCCAAGCGCCGCCAGGCGCAGGTCAGCCTTCCCGGCGGGTGCAACATCGGTGACCGACCGGTGGAACTGCACGTCATGGGGTTGCAGGCCCTCGGCGCCGAAGTCGAGCTGATCAGCGGCGACATTCATCTTAAAGCGAAGCAGTTGAAGGGCACCGAGATGTTTCTCGGGGGACCGTTCGGCTCGACGGTGCTCGGTACGGCCAACATCATGATGGCGGCGTGCCTCGCAAAAGGCACCACCATCATCGAGTCCGCGGCCTGCGAGCCGGAAGTCGTCGATCTTGCGAATTATCTGAACGCTTGCGGCGCGCACATCACCGGCCACGGCACCCCGCGTATCACCATTGAAGGCGTCAAGTCGCTGCACGGCTGCGAATACACCGTCATTCCTGACCGCATCGAGGCCGGCACGATCATGACGGCCGCCGCCGCCACGAATGGCGAGGTGACGATTCCCAACTGTCGGCTCGATCATCTTCTTGCGTTTGTGGACCGGCTGCGCGCGATTGGTGTCAACGTCGAACGTGATGCCGGCGGGGTCACGGTTTCGTCGTCGCGACGGCTCATGCCGGTCAGCGTTACGACCCAACCGTATCCGGGGTTCCCGACTGACTTGCAGGCGCAGATCATGGTGCTGCTCTGTCTGGCCGATGGGAACAGCATCATCACGGAGAAGATCTTCCCCGACCGATTTGTGCACGTGGCCGAGTTGAGCCGCATGGGAGCGCGGCTGCGTAAGGAAGGGCCGACCGTCATCGTGGAGGGGGTCAAGAGCCTGGTCGGGGCGCCGGTCATGGCGAGCGATCTGCGAGCCTCGGCGGCGCTGGTGCTGGCGGGCCTTGTGGCCAAGGGACAAACCCGGGTCTCCCGCGTGTATCATATTGATCGCGGCTACGAGCGCTTTGAGCAACGGCTCAATGCTCTGGGGGCCGACATCAAGCGGCTGCCGGAATGAACTGCGTCAAGTGCAATTACCTTCTTTGGGATCTTCCGGACAATCGCTGCCCCGAATGCGGGCATCTCTTTGAGACGACGGACTACGCCTTCAAGCCGCGATCGGTGCATTTCATCTGCCGCGCGTGCCATCAGCCCTACCTCGGGACGGATTTCGATGGATTGCCGTATCCCCGGCGCTTCACCTGCGTCAGTTGCGGCGACGCGCTGGATGCGGCGAACCTGATGGTGCATCCGCTGTCACCCGATGCTGTGGCCGAGCCGACGCGCGAAGGCACGCCTTGGGAACTGCGCGCTCGCGTGGGCACGGCACGAGCGTTCGTCGACGGCCTTGCACGGCTCGCGACCCAACCGGGCGAGTTCTTTCGCATGTCGGTCGCCAGCAGCGGCCACGGGGCGACGCTCTTTTCCGTCGCGTGTGCCTACATTGCCGTGTTCATGGTGGCCGGCGTGTTCACGTTCTTCCGCAAGGCCGGGTTGATCAACTGGCTGCCGGACGTGGGGGCGTGGATGGCGATGCCGCAGGGGCTGGTTCTGCTCGCGGCGATTCCATTGATCCAGATCGGCTGGAATTATCTGTTCGGCACGCTGATTCAGACCGTGTTGTGGGGGTTAGGGCAATCGGGATCGGAGCTGGATCATTCCGTGCGCGCCGTGGCCTTCGGCAGCGCGGTGCTGCCGGCGGTCTTCCTGCTGCCGCCGGTCGGATTGCTCTGGTACGTCTTCGTCGTCTCGTGCGGGATCGAGCATTATCAATCCACGACGCGCAGCCGTGCCGTCGTGGCGACACTTATTCCGATGCTGCTCGCGGCCAACGTCGCGCTCGCTGTGACCTACGCGGTTTTTTATTGATTGCTACGCCAGGATCGGCAGCGGCAGGACGCCGGGCGCCGGCGACGGTTGCGCCGTCTTGGCAAACACGTCGGAATACTGGTCTTCCAGGTAATCACGCTTCGGGCCGGATCGAATGTGGTCCCACGGGAGGATTTCATCGGTCGCGCGTTCGCGATGGGCATACCAGTCCGGGTCAACGCCCGTCGCCTCGAACGCGCGCAGCCAGACTGCGTAGTCGAATGTCTCATCCCACCCATCAAACCGCGCGCCGAGTCGATAGGCCTGTTCCACCGTCGCGCAAAGCCGCCGATCGCCGCGCGACAGCACCGCTTCAAGGATCGACCGCTTTGCGTCGTGGGTGCTGACGCGGACGGCCTTGGTGCGGCCTGCGTGCACGGCTGCCGCGAGAATTCGCCGGGCTTCCTGAAAGTACTCGATGCGGGGCTGCGCGGCCCACTGAAACGGCGTGTACGGCTTGGGCACGAGCCAGCCGACGCTCGCGTTGATGAACGCGGGCGGCTTGCCGATGCGCTTTCGCGCGGCCGACATTTCGCGCGAAAGTTCGTAGATTCCGCGAATATCGTCCGCCGTCTCTCCGGGGAAACCGACCATGAAATAGGTTTTGATGCGGTTCCAGCCTGCTTTGTACGCCTCGACGAGGCCGTCCATCAGGTTACCGTCGGTGACTTTCTTGCGAATCGCGGCGCGGAGCGTGTCGCGCGCGGCTTCGACGGCGATGGTCAGCCCGCCCTTGCGCACGCTGCTTGCCATCCACGGTATGTTCTGCAGCATCTTATCGACGCGAAGCGACGGCATGGAGATGTTGACGTGTCGCCCCGCAAAGCGCTCATTCACGCGGGCCGAGAGCTCGCGCAAATGCGGGTAATCGGCGGTGGAAAGACTCAACAGGCCGATTTCTTCCTGCCCCGTTGCGGCGTATTGATCTTCCAGGATCGAGAGAATCTTCTCTACGCTTCGCACGCCGACGGGTCGCTTGGTATAGCCGGCATGGCAGAAACGGCAGCGCTGCGGGCAGCCGCGCATGACCTCCACGGCCATTCGGTCGTGAACCACTTCGGCAAAGGGAACGAGCGGCCGCGTGGGAAACGGCGCGTTCTCAAAGTCCGGCGTCTGACATCGCTCGATCTGCGTCGGCAGGCCGACGGCGCGGGGAATTACGCCTGCAATCGTGCCGTCGGCGTGGTAGGACACGTCGTACAGGCTCGGGGCATAGGCCCAGGGAAACCGCCGCGCCATGATCTCGATCATGTCGCGCCGGCGCACGCCGTTTGATTTAAGCTCTTTGTACAGTTCGAGAATCGCCGCCATCGCCCCTTCGCCGTCGCCGATGACAACGAGGTCCACGAAGTCGGCCACCGGCTCGGGGTTGTCGGCCTGCGGCCCGCCGACGATGACCAGCGGGTGACGGTCATCCCGTTCCGCCGCGCGCAATGGAATGCCCGCGAGATCGAGCAATTGCAGAAATCCGGTAAAGCCCAGCTCGTACTGGAGCGAGACCGCGAAAAGGTCCGCCTCGCTGACCGGCCGGCGCGTGTCCCAGGTGAAAAGCGGAATACGTTTGTCGCGCATGACCTGCTCGGCGTCGGTCCAGGGACAATAGACGCGCTCGGCGCAGACGCCGGGGGTGTGATTGCACAGCCAGTAAAGGATCTGGCAGCCGAGGTGCGACATGCCGATCGTGTACGCATCGGGGAAGCCGACCACGACGCGCACCTGCGCCGCGTCCCAGTCGCCGTCGCGCGCGAGCTGATTGAACTCGCGTCCGATGTATTGGGACGGTTGCTTCACATAGGGAAGCAGTTCATCGCTGATTCGTTGAGCCAGCATTCATCCAATCCTGAAGGGGGCCAGGGGCGCCCAAGCCATTTGAGCTTGGTCATTCTAGCCGAGCGCGGCTCGGAGCGGTCCGAATAAGTAGCCGGTTTACGGACTCGGCATGGCGACGTCGCTTAGAGACACGTGGGAGCGTCCTACAACATAGCCGGAGCGGTTCGCAGCCGGTCATTTCCGACCTGCCGGTCCGGCTGCATTGCACGCCTCGCGAGCCAGGGGTCACAGGTTATGGGGGCGAAACGCGGTTCGTCTATCTGTTGGAGCGCAAAGTAGTTGTGTGACACGGGTTTGCGAGTTGCGGCGGCTTGACCGCGGGCCGCACCGCAGAATACCATAGGGTGGCTGCAAGGTAGTCCCACCACACCCGCCTTGCCACACGCCGGGGGGCGCACGCCAAGGTTTCGAGCCAGACCGGGAGGATCGGCCCAAATGTCTCTACGTCGTCAAACTTTCCGCCTGTTCAAATCGGCCTCGCTCTGGACGTGCTGTTTGGCCGTCGCGGCGCTCGGCACGACCTGCCCGTTCCTCGGCGGCGATGCATCGCCGTTCCCCACGCCGACCGGCGGCAACACCGCGCCGCGCATGCAGATTACCAACGTCATCACCGACTTCGGCAACAACTTTGTGCAGCAGGGCGATCCGGTCGTCATTCAGTTCAACGGCAGCGATGCGGAGGATGCCTGCGTCGCGCGGATCTTTGCGTCGCAATCGGCCAACCCGACGGCGGGCCAGCAGGTTTCGGTTAGCGAAGGCATCGAGATCGGCCCCGGCTTCGGCAGCGGCATCGCGCAGTGGGACACGACCAACGTGCCGATCGGCGCGTACACGATCTTCGGCGAAATCGACGACGGTAGCTTTGATCCGTTGAGCGGCACGGGCAACCAGCCGGTGCGCGTAGCGTACGGCTCGGTGATTTCCATCGCGCCCCGCGGGTCGCAGCCGCTGAACAGTCCGCCGCGGCTGACGTTTCTGGAGCCGCTTGCGAACTTGGGCCTGTCGGTGCAGGACGAAGTCACGGTGCGCTACATCTACGCCGACACGGATAGCAATAACGTGCAGATCACGCTCCTGCTTGATAAAGACCGCATCCCGACCAATGACGACGTGAACAACCCCGGCGACCCGCTTGACCCGGCCAGCAACATCATTATTCTGCCGTCGGCCGTGCGATTAAACACCGACCCGACGTTTGACGGCGACCCCGCGCCGCCGGTCGACCTTGCCCAGCTTCAGTCGGCTGACAGCATTGAGCTTCGCACGAATCCACGCACATTTGGCGCGCCGACCGTGCCGGGGCTGCTGCCGTTTCCCGGCGCGCCGCAGGACGGCGAGTTCAAGGAGTACCGTTTTACCATCGACTTCGCGCAGATTCCGGTCCGCACCCAGCCGTACTTCCTCCGCGCAACGATCACCGATGGCGTGGTCACGGCCCATGCGTATGCGACCGGCTCGATTACGATTTCATCGCTGGCGAGCGGATTGGTGGATGTCGGCGCACTGGGCTTCTCGCTGGCCGGGGCGCGGTTCCAGGGCTTCAGCGCCGGTGAGAATCTCGGGTCCATCATGCAAAGTGCTCGGGATCTCGATGGGGACGGTGTGGATGACTTTCTGCTTGCGGGGCGATTCGCGAGCCCTCGAAATCGTTTCCAGTCGGGGGCGGCGTATCAGATTTTCGGTCGATCAAAGCTTCCATTTCCCTTGGATACCAATGGAAACGGGATCCCGGATGTGCCCGCCGTGGACGGGACACCCATCGATTTCCCGACGCCGCCTGACTATCTGCCGACTCCGTACGACGCCGCGAACGTCGGCCGTTTCGGCGGCATCATCAGCATCAACAGCGTGGGATCGTTCTTCCGCGGGACAACGTACGGCATGCCGCTTGGCCGGTTCCCGGTGCCGGCGGTCCCTGGGCCGCTTATGGATGGAGCGCATCCTTTTTCCACGTCTGCCGGGCTGACTTCCATCACGCGGCTTGATGTCACGCTTGACGGAATCGACGACATGGTATTTGGGCTTCCATACGTCGGTGGCGCGCAAGACCACGGTGACGACGATCCAGGCGACGCCGGCTGTGATGTTCCTTACAGCGACAATTTCCCTAACGAGGGGAATTGCAGCATGGCCGGAAATGATGACATAGGTCTCACGTTCGGCGGCTTGGTCGTTATGGTGGACGGAACGAACAACATCGTGACAAATTTTCCGCAGTTTGTTGACGCGGGCACGGCAGGTCAGTTTGATCCACAGGCAATCCTCGACGACGAAGGCTTCGTTCAAGGCGGTGGATCGATTCCAGAAGGCGCGAGACTCCGTGGTTCGTATCTCGATGAGAATGCTCCTCAAGTGGTCGTCGACAATGAGTACGGGCGTACTGTCGGAGTGTTGCCGGCGTTCTCGAACACGAACCTCGATTCACTCGTGATTTCGTCGCCCGGGTATAATCTGCCGGGATTCCCGCCGGTTGTGACGCCCTTGGCGCGATGCGGCAAGGTTGTCATTTTTGAGCCGAACACTTTCATCGCGGCAGGCCTCGTTCTCGATGGCGTTCGATCGTTTCCGACGTTCGGAATTTGCCCAGCCGGCGCATGTGTCGGCATGATGCCGACGATTTGCTGTCGCACTTTCAGGCCCATGCCGAACTGGGTAAATGTGGTCGGCGCTGCGGCCGGAGATGAACTAGGATTCGCCGGACCAGCCGGTCAGTTCAATCAGGATGGTCGGGCAGATGTCCTCATGGGCGCGCCGGGCGCAGATCGACGCATCGCCGCGGGCGGTCCGATCCTGTCCAACAACGGCGTTTTCTATGTGCTCTTCACGCCATCCGGTGGATTCGGCAATTCGCAATTGACTGTTCTGGATCCCGATAGTCCGCCGCCTCCGGGCGCGCCCATCGGCCCGCCTCGGCTGGAGATTCGGGGATCCCACGCAGAAGACCGGTTTGGCGCGATCCAGACAGCCATTCAAGATGTGAACGGGGATGGGCGTGATGATGTCGCTTTCGCGAGCCCCAGCTATGATCACGCAGTTGTCGGGGCCGATGCAGGTTACGTCGGTATCATTTTCGGCAACCGACCGCTGACCGGTGAAAACGGCTTTACGCCGGAGCAGGTTGGAACCGCGGCGCTGGCGGGGGTTCGGTTTACCGGTGCGCACGGCGGTGCCATGGCTGGGGCAAGCATCGCGAGTGCGGGCGACTTCAATCGTGATGGCTACGGCGATCTTCTGATTGCCTGCCCCGGCGAGGTGCGCGTGATCAATGGCGTGCCGCGAAAGGGCGTGGCCTATCTTGTCTTCGGCAGTGCTTCTCCGACCTTCCTGACGAACAACAGTGGCCAGGGATTCAGCCTCGCGCAGGTCGGAGTCAAAGTCGGTAACGTGACACCGCTGCCGGGCATCGTCTTCGTCAGCCGATTCGCGCAGGGCACGATCGACGAAGCGCCGCTCGATTCGGTCGGCGGCCTGGGTGACATCGACGGCGACGGATTTGATGACATCGGTGTAGCGGCCATGCGAGCCGATTTTGTGAATCCGTCGTCGCCCAATCAGCGCCGCGACGAAGCCGGCGAGGTGTACACCATCTACGGCAACAATCAGGGGACGAACAACCTCGGCGGCGGATGAGAAAGGCCAGTTGCCAGTTGCCAGTTGCCAGTGGTCAGTGAACGGCGATTGGTCGCGGGAAAACTGAAAATAAGCATCGCGAAGCCGGCGGATTGCGATCCGTCGGCTTCTTTCTTTAATCCGATCCATTTATCTAATTCGGCTTGCCGATTATCATGTCGCCCATGGATCGCCGTTTTGAAATCATCGTCATCGGCGGTGGCCACGCCGGCGCGGAGGCCGCCTGGGCTGCGGCGCGCCTGGGAATTCCCACGGCGATGATCACCATGCAGCGCGAGGCCATCGGCCGAATGAGCTGCAATCCGGCCATCGGCGGCATCGGCAAGGGGCAGATGGTCCGCGAGATCGACGCGCTGGGCGGTCTGATGGGACTTGCCACCGACCGCGCGGGCATTCAGTTCCGCATGTTGAATCGCCGCAAGGGGCCGGCTGTGTGGGCGCCGCGGGCGCAGTGTGATCGCGACCTGTACGCGGCAGCGGTGCAGGAGCTGCTCGCACTCACACCGAATCTCGACATCATCGAGGGAACAATCGAGGCGATTGAAACGACCGACACGAGTCCGTCGCCGGAAGCGAACGGCGGTGTAGCGTCGAAATCTGTCAAAGCCGTTCGCCTGACCGATGGCCGCGTGCTGGCGTGCCGGTGCGTGATTGTGACGACAGGGACGTTCCTCCGCGCGCTGATGCACACGGGCAAGGCGAAGGCCGAGGGCGGGCGGATCGGCGAAGGCAGCGCGGTCGGGTTGAGCGCCTGCCTGCGCGAGATGGAACTGGAACTGGGTCGCCTGAAGACGGGCACCCCGCCGCGCATTGCACGGGATTCAGTGGATTACACCGTGCTCGAGGAGCAGCCGGGCGACAACCCGCCCGAGCCGTTCTCGTTCCTGACGGACCGCATCGATCAGCGACAGGTGTCTTGTTGGATCACCTACACCGGCGCGCCGGCGCACGAATTGATCCGGGCGAACCTGCATCGCGCGCCGATGTACACAGGGCAGATCGAATCGCGCGGGCCGCGTTATTGCCCGAGCATCGAGGACAAGGTCGTTCGCTTCGCCGACAAGGACCGGCATCAGATTTTCCTGGAGCCAGAGGGCTACGAGAGCGACCGCATCTACTGCAACGGCATCAGCACGTCGCTGCCGGTCGATGTGCAGGAGTGCGTGGTGCGGTCGATTGTCGGGCTGGAACGGGCGCGGATTCTGCAATGGGGTTACGCGGTGGAGTACGACTTCGTGCCGCCGCATCAGATCGACGCGACGTTGCAGGCAAAGAACGTTGCCGGACTGTATCTCGCGGGCCAGATTAACGGCACCAGCGGCTACGAGGAGGCGGCTGGTCAGGGGCTGCTCGCGGGGATCAACGCGGCGCGGCGCGTGCTGGGGCGCGAGCCGGTCGTTTTGCAGCGCGATCAGGCCTACATCGGCGTGATGATCGACGATCTGGTGACGCGCGGCGTCATCGAGCCGTATCGCATGTTCACGTCGCGCGCGGAATATCGCCTGCTGCTTCGAAGCGACAACGCTGATGCGCGGCTGACGGCGCTGGGGCGGGAGATCGGCCTTGTGGACGACGCGCGGTGGGCGCGCTTTACGGCCAAGCGCGACGCGATCACCGCGATCCGGAGTTGGTCCGAGCGAACGGTCATCGACGGTGTGCCGCTTTCGCGGTGGCTGGCGCGGACGGACGGCGAATCAGTCGAGCGCGTGCCGTGGCGAGCGTGGCGCTTCGACGGAAGCGGGCGGGATTCAAGTGGCGGCGGATTGGGAACGCTTCCGGCGCTGCCGGATGACCTGGCGGGCGTCTGCGGTCGCTTGCTCGATGAGGCGTTTGAGTCGGCTGCAATCGAGGCGAAGTATGGCGGATACGTTCGGCGGCAGTTGCGTGAGGTCGAGCGCTTTCGAAAGATGGAGTCGCGCCGGATACCGGACGGACTGGATTATCACACGATCCGGCAACTTCGATTCGAGGCGCGCGAGCGATTGAGCAGCATCAATCCGCGCAGCATCGGCCAGGCCCAGCGGATCAGCGGAATCAATCCGGCCGATATCGCGGTGCTGCTGCTTCATCTGGAGTCGGCCCGGCGGACCGGCAATCCGTAAGCAAGGCATTCTTATTCACGTTGCGCCGTCGCTGCGGTCCGCGTCTTCGTCGGCCGACCGAGGATGCAATCGCCCTTGACCGCGGCGAGGCCTGTCGGCGCGCATCAGGGCCTGTCGCCCGGTCAAAGCCCCAGAATCCCAGCGAGTCCTGTATTGATAAAGCCGCGCGTGGGTCGGCCCGATAGGGCGCGAGTTGTTAATTTGGGGGCACTGGGTAATATGTTGCAACATCCACCGGGCGGGGACAGCGCCGATGCGGGGGCGGCGGCGGTAGCCGAGGCGCTGGACGCGGCGAAGCGGGGCGGAAACATGAAATCTGTCTATACGACGGGCGAGGTCGCCGAGATCTGCAGCATCAGCCAGCAGACGGTGATTCGCTGTTTCGACAGCGGTCGTCTCAAGGGCTTTCGCGTGCCGGGGTCGAAGTTTCGCCGTATTCCGCGCGAGTCGCTGCTGGCGTTCATGCGCGAGAACAACATACCGCTGGAGAATCTCGCGGCGGGCAAGAAACGCGTTCTGATTGTGGATGACGACGCCGAGATCGTCTCAATGATGTCGGATATCCTCGCCGGCGACGGGCGATTCGAGGTGCGCACGGCGAGCAACGGGTTCGACGCCGGAGCGCAGACGAAGGAGTTCCGCCCCGACATCGTCCT includes these proteins:
- the murA gene encoding UDP-N-acetylglucosamine 1-carboxyvinyltransferase MurA yields the protein MDCFVITGGNRLRGTTSVNGAKNAALPIMAASILTEGETVLKGVPYLEDIKHLAVLLERLGVSVSRDEKGHIHLKVEDELNCHAEYELVRKMRASVCVMGPLLAKRRQAQVSLPGGCNIGDRPVELHVMGLQALGAEVELISGDIHLKAKQLKGTEMFLGGPFGSTVLGTANIMMAACLAKGTTIIESAACEPEVVDLANYLNACGAHITGHGTPRITIEGVKSLHGCEYTVIPDRIEAGTIMTAAAATNGEVTIPNCRLDHLLAFVDRLRAIGVNVERDAGGVTVSSSRRLMPVSVTTQPYPGFPTDLQAQIMVLLCLADGNSIITEKIFPDRFVHVAELSRMGARLRKEGPTVIVEGVKSLVGAPVMASDLRASAALVLAGLVAKGQTRVSRVYHIDRGYERFEQRLNALGADIKRLPE
- the rimO_1 gene encoding Ribosomal protein S12 methylthiotransferase RimO, whose protein sequence is MLAQRISDELLPYVKQPSQYIGREFNQLARDGDWDAAQVRVVVGFPDAYTIGMSHLGCQILYWLCNHTPGVCAERVYCPWTDAEQVMRDKRIPLFTWDTRRPVSEADLFAVSLQYELGFTGFLQLLDLAGIPLRAAERDDRHPLVIVGGPQADNPEPVADFVDLVVIGDGEGAMAAILELYKELKSNGVRRRDMIEIMARRFPWAYAPSLYDVSYHADGTIAGVIPRAVGLPTQIERCQTPDFENAPFPTRPLVPFAEVVHDRMAVEVMRGCPQRCRFCHAGYTKRPVGVRSVEKILSILEDQYAATGQEEIGLLSLSTADYPHLRELSARVNERFAGRHVNISMPSLRVDKMLQNIPWMASSVRKGGLTIAVEAARDTLRAAIRKKVTDGNLMDGLVEAYKAGWNRIKTYFMVGFPGETADDIRGIYELSREMSAARKRIGKPPAFINASVGWLVPKPYTPFQWAAQPRIEYFQEARRILAAAVHAGRTKAVRVSTHDAKRSILEAVLSRGDRRLCATVEQAYRLGARFDGWDETFDYAVWLRAFEATGVDPDWYAHRERATDEILPWDHIRSGPKRDYLEDQYSDVFAKTAQPSPAPGVLPLPILA
- a CDS encoding FG-GAP repeat protein, which produces MSLRRQTFRLFKSASLWTCCLAVAALGTTCPFLGGDASPFPTPTGGNTAPRMQITNVITDFGNNFVQQGDPVVIQFNGSDAEDACVARIFASQSANPTAGQQVSVSEGIEIGPGFGSGIAQWDTTNVPIGAYTIFGEIDDGSFDPLSGTGNQPVRVAYGSVISIAPRGSQPLNSPPRLTFLEPLANLGLSVQDEVTVRYIYADTDSNNVQITLLLDKDRIPTNDDVNNPGDPLDPASNIIILPSAVRLNTDPTFDGDPAPPVDLAQLQSADSIELRTNPRTFGAPTVPGLLPFPGAPQDGEFKEYRFTIDFAQIPVRTQPYFLRATITDGVVTAHAYATGSITISSLASGLVDVGALGFSLAGARFQGFSAGENLGSIMQSARDLDGDGVDDFLLAGRFASPRNRFQSGAAYQIFGRSKLPFPLDTNGNGIPDVPAVDGTPIDFPTPPDYLPTPYDAANVGRFGGIISINSVGSFFRGTTYGMPLGRFPVPAVPGPLMDGAHPFSTSAGLTSITRLDVTLDGIDDMVFGLPYVGGAQDHGDDDPGDAGCDVPYSDNFPNEGNCSMAGNDDIGLTFGGLVVMVDGTNNIVTNFPQFVDAGTAGQFDPQAILDDEGFVQGGGSIPEGARLRGSYLDENAPQVVVDNEYGRTVGVLPAFSNTNLDSLVISSPGYNLPGFPPVVTPLARCGKVVIFEPNTFIAAGLVLDGVRSFPTFGICPAGACVGMMPTICCRTFRPMPNWVNVVGAAAGDELGFAGPAGQFNQDGRADVLMGAPGADRRIAAGGPILSNNGVFYVLFTPSGGFGNSQLTVLDPDSPPPPGAPIGPPRLEIRGSHAEDRFGAIQTAIQDVNGDGRDDVAFASPSYDHAVVGADAGYVGIIFGNRPLTGENGFTPEQVGTAALAGVRFTGAHGGAMAGASIASAGDFNRDGYGDLLIACPGEVRVINGVPRKGVAYLVFGSASPTFLTNNSGQGFSLAQVGVKVGNVTPLPGIVFVSRFAQGTIDEAPLDSVGGLGDIDGDGFDDIGVAAMRADFVNPSSPNQRRDEAGEVYTIYGNNQGTNNLGGG
- the mnmG gene encoding tRNA uridine 5-carboxymethylaminomethyl modification enzyme MnmG, with the protein product MSPMDRRFEIIVIGGGHAGAEAAWAAARLGIPTAMITMQREAIGRMSCNPAIGGIGKGQMVREIDALGGLMGLATDRAGIQFRMLNRRKGPAVWAPRAQCDRDLYAAAVQELLALTPNLDIIEGTIEAIETTDTSPSPEANGGVASKSVKAVRLTDGRVLACRCVIVTTGTFLRALMHTGKAKAEGGRIGEGSAVGLSACLREMELELGRLKTGTPPRIARDSVDYTVLEEQPGDNPPEPFSFLTDRIDQRQVSCWITYTGAPAHELIRANLHRAPMYTGQIESRGPRYCPSIEDKVVRFADKDRHQIFLEPEGYESDRIYCNGISTSLPVDVQECVVRSIVGLERARILQWGYAVEYDFVPPHQIDATLQAKNVAGLYLAGQINGTSGYEEAAGQGLLAGINAARRVLGREPVVLQRDQAYIGVMIDDLVTRGVIEPYRMFTSRAEYRLLLRSDNADARLTALGREIGLVDDARWARFTAKRDAITAIRSWSERTVIDGVPLSRWLARTDGESVERVPWRAWRFDGSGRDSSGGGLGTLPALPDDLAGVCGRLLDEAFESAAIEAKYGGYVRRQLREVERFRKMESRRIPDGLDYHTIRQLRFEARERLSSINPRSIGQAQRISGINPADIAVLLLHLESARRTGNP
- the mtrA gene encoding DNA-binding response regulator MtrA; amino-acid sequence: MLQHPPGGDSADAGAAAVAEALDAAKRGGNMKSVYTTGEVAEICSISQQTVIRCFDSGRLKGFRVPGSKFRRIPRESLLAFMRENNIPLENLAAGKKRVLIVDDDAEIVSMMSDILAGDGRFEVRTASNGFDAGAQTKEFRPDIVLLDYMLPDINGNIVCQRIRSDPELSGTRIIIVSGAAREAEVAMLRAAGADDFVKKPFDIMQLLNRMVELVGA